A region from the Enterobacter roggenkampii genome encodes:
- the yihI gene encoding Der GTPase-activating protein YihI — protein sequence MKKPTSAAGAKRPAKARRKTREELNQEARDRKRDKKHRGHAAGSRANGGGAAGASAKSKQQKDPRIGSKTPIPLGVTDTPVTKQHKPKSEKPMLSPQAELDLLENDERLDALLERLEEGETLTAEEQSWVDAKLDRIDELMQKLGLSYDDEDDEKQEDMMRLLKGGN from the coding sequence ATGAAAAAACCAACCTCCGCTGCGGGCGCGAAACGCCCTGCAAAAGCACGCCGCAAAACGCGCGAAGAACTGAACCAGGAAGCGCGCGACCGCAAACGCGACAAAAAACATCGCGGTCATGCTGCGGGTAGCCGTGCCAACGGTGGTGGTGCAGCGGGCGCTTCTGCAAAAAGCAAGCAGCAGAAAGATCCTCGTATCGGCAGTAAAACTCCCATTCCACTGGGCGTGACAGACACCCCGGTCACTAAGCAGCACAAACCAAAGAGCGAGAAACCTATGCTTTCACCGCAGGCTGAGCTGGATTTGCTGGAGAACGATGAGCGCCTGGACGCGCTGCTGGAACGTCTTGAAGAGGGTGAAACCCTGACCGCTGAAGAGCAGTCATGGGTGGATGCCAAACTGGATCGCATCGACGAGCTGATGCAGAAGCTGGGTCTGTCTTACGATGACGAAGACGACGAAAAGCAGGAAGATATGATGCGTCTTCTGAAGGGTGGAAACTAA